The Magnolia sinica isolate HGM2019 chromosome 9, MsV1, whole genome shotgun sequence genome contains a region encoding:
- the LOC131256998 gene encoding calmodulin-binding protein 60 F-like has protein sequence MEAQRNSGNRKEKRGWMDGGDDGDDGVGPQAKKKKVPALASVIVEALKLDSLQRLCSSLEPLLRRIVSEEVERALTKLGHAKLAGRSSPPRIEGPEGRRLQLHFRSRLPPHLFTGGKVEGEQGSAIHVVLLDASTGLVVQFGPESTAKLNVVVLEGDFNDEADDDWNKEQFESFEVKEREGKRPLLTGDLSVTLKDGLGTLGELTFTDNSSWIRSRKFRLGVKVVDGYCDGVRVREAKTEAFAVKDHRGELYKKHYPPALHDEVWRLDRIAKDGALHKKLIMAEILTVEDFLRLLVRDPQRLRHILGSGMSNRMWENTVEHAKTCVLGGKLYVYYTDETRSMGAVFNDIYELRGLITNGQFLSAESLSQSQKVSVDTLMKSAYENWNQVVEYDGRALLKSINSKKAHAPPEPTIDYNPSKDHSIVPPTHAQNYFTSNPGMQFRTESTQFLEHNDQPPYESPFIQSDPTVSLALSTPQASIPQNMHFRSVSTPAFSGAYGRGSDEFLSEEEIRLRSSEMLANDEMQYLLRTFNVGVGVGAFSHSEEACYNYNAGYEPQPDCRFSRDSGRSSGKAVVGWLKLKAALRWGIFVRKKAAERRAQLVELD, from the exons ATGGAAGCGCAGAGAAACAGTGGTaatagaaaggagaagagaggatggatggacggcggtgatgatggtgatgatggagTGGGCCCACAGGCCAAGAAGAAGAAGGTTCCTGCTCTTGCCAG TGTCATTGTGGAAGCTTTGAAGTTGGATAGTTTGCAAAGACTTTGCTCGTCTTTAGAGCCTCTTCTTCGCAGAATC GTTAGTGAAGAAGTGGAGCGTGCTTTAACAAAGTTGGGCCATGCCAAGCTTGCTGGAAG GTCTTCCCCTCCAAGAATAGAAGGGCCTGAAGGAAGGAGGCTGCAGCTTCATTTCAGATCAAGGCTGCCGCCTCACCTATTCACTGGTGGGAAGGTGGAAGGAGAGCAGGGTTCGGCCATCCATGTCGTGTTGTTGGACGCATCCACAGGCCTTGTGGTCCAATTTGGACCCGAATCAACGGCTAAACTCAACGTTGTTGTTCTGGAGGGTGACTTCAATGACGAagctgatgatgattggaacaaAGAGCAGTTTGAAAGCTTTGAAGTGAAGGAAAGAGAAGGGAAGAGGCCACTTCTCACCGGAGATTTATCGGTGACCCTAAAGGATGGACTCGGCACCCTAGGAGAGCTCACCTTCACGGACAACTCTAGTTGGATTCGTAGCAGGAAATTTAGACTTGGTGTGAAAGTTGTCGATGGTTATTGTGATGGGGTTCGTGTTCGTGAGGCTAAGACGGAGGCTTTTGCTGTTAAGGATCATAGGGGAGAAT TGTACAAGAAACATTACCCACCCGCTCTACACGATGAGGTGTGGAGATTGGATAGAATAGCAAAGGATGGAGCACTGCACAAGAAGTTAATTATGGCTGAAATCTTAACCGTTGAAGATTTTCTCCGGCTTCTGGTCAGGGATCCACAGAGATTACGTCAT ATCCTAGGAAGTGGGATGTCAAATAGGATGTGGGAGAATACAGTGGAGCATGCAAAAACATGTGTCCTGGGTGGGAAGCTCTATGTGTACTACACCGACGAAACCCGGAGCATGGGTGCTGTTTTCAATGACATCTATGAGCTTAGAGGCTTAATCACAAATGGGCAGTTCCTCTCTGCAGAATCTCTGTCCCAGAGTCAAAAG GTCTCAGTCGATACATTAATGAAGAGTGCTTATGAGAATTGGAATCAAGTTGTGGAATACGATGGCAGAGCTCTATTGAAATCCATAAACAGCAAGAAAGCGCACGCCCCTCCCGAACCCACCATTGACTACAACCCCTCCAAGGATCACTCTATCGTGCCTCCAACACATGCCCAGAATTACTTCACTTCTAACCCGGGAATGCAGTTCCGAACTGAAAGCACACAATTCTTGGAACACAATGATCAGCCACCATATGAATCTCCGTTCATCCAATCGGACCCTACTGTCAGCCTGGCCCTTTCAACCCCTCAAGCATCAATCCCTCAGAACATGCATTTCCGTTCTGTCAGCACGCCAGCATTCAGTGGGGCCTATGGGCGGGGATCTGACGAGTTCTTATCTGAGGAAGAGATCCGTCTGAGGAGCTCGGAGATGCTAGCTAATGATGAAATGCAGTATTTGCTGAGAACTTTCAATGTGGGTGTTGGGGTTGGGGCGTTTAGCCATTCTGAAGAGGCATGCTATAACTACAATGCTGGTTATGAGCCTCAGCCGGATTGCAGATTCAGCAGAGATAGTGGCCGGAGTTCCGGGAAAGCAGTTGTCGGCTGGCTTAAGCTGAAAGCAGCTTTGAGGTGGGGTATATTTGTGAGGAAAAAGGCAGCGGAGAGGAGAGCTCAGCTGGTGGAATTGGATTGA
- the LOC131254889 gene encoding calmodulin-binding protein 60 E-like, with translation MPTEVEFLSEEEIRLRSSEMLANDEMQYLLRTFNVGVGVGAFSHSEEACYNYNAGYEPQPDCRFSRDSGRSSGKAVVGWLKLKAALRWGIFVRKKAAERRAQLVELD, from the exons ATGCCAACTGAAGTTG AGTTCTTATCTGAGGAAGAGATCCGTCTGAGGAGCTCGGAGATGCTAGCTAATGATGAAATGCAGTATTTGCTGAGAACTTTCAATGTGGGTGTTGGGGTTGGGGCGTTTAGCCATTCTGAAGAGGCATGCTATAACTACAATGCTGGTTATGAGCCTCAGCCGGATTGCAGATTCAGCAGAGATAGTGGCCGGAGTTCCGGGAAAGCAGTTGTCGGCTGGCTTAAGCTGAAAGCAGCTTTGAGGTGGGGTATATTTGTGAGGAAAAAGGCAGCGGAGAGGAGAGCTCAGCTGGTGGAATTGGATTGA